From a single Ornithorhynchus anatinus isolate Pmale09 chromosome 15, mOrnAna1.pri.v4, whole genome shotgun sequence genomic region:
- the GGT7 gene encoding glutathione hydrolase 7 isoform X2: protein MGSQDAPPLRETSKDPFSGGCSCRQDGLTVIVTACLTFATGVTVALVMQIYFGDPQIFHQGAVVTDASRCTALGIEVLSQQGSSVDAAVAAALCVGIVAPHASGLGGGGVMLVHDIRRNHSRLIDFRETAPWALQEESLRRHWETKPGLLVGVPGMVRGLQEAHRLFGRLPWSKLLALAAGVAQGGFNVTRDLAQAIAEQQPSNASDRFRETFLPGGHPLLPGTFVRRPDLAATLAALSSAGGAAFYDGSNLTQEMVSEVQQAGGVLTEEDFHNYSVLVESPVHGIYRGHLVLSPPPPHAGPALITALNILEGFNLSGAVSREQALHWEAETLKIALSLASSLGDPSFSPSIAHSTEDMLSKPEAAFLRQQIDDSQAAPGPTLPVFPLDGGPSAAQVLVMGPDDFIVAVVSSLNRPFGSGIMTPSGILLNSQMLDFSWPNKTAAGPAAANPKNGVQPGKRPLSFLLPTVVRPAEGLCGTYLTLGADGASRGLSSLVQVLVSVLNLNRNLSDSLALGRLHPQLQTDVLQVDGEFTEEEAELLEARGHRVERVETLAWVHGGRRTNNFIVGVKDPRSPDAASATVL, encoded by the exons ATCTTCCACCAGGGCGCCGTGGTGACCGACGCCAGCCGCTGCACGGCCCTGGGCATCGAGGTCCTGAGCCAACAGGGCTCCTCGGTGGACGCCGCGGTGGCCGCCGCCCTGTGCGTCGGCATCGTCGCCCCGCACGCCTCCGGCCTGGGCGG GGGAGGGGTGATGTTGGTCCATGACATCCGGAGGAACCACAGCCGCCTGATTGACTTCCGGGAGACGGCCCCCTGGGCCCTGCAGGAGGAGTCCCTGAGGAGGCACTGGGAGACCaag cCAGGGCTCTTGGTGGGGGTCCCAGGGATGGTGAGGGGCCTTCAGGAAGCCCACCGACTCTTTGGCAG gttGCCGTGGTCCAAGCTGCTGGCTCTGGCGGCCGGTGTCGCTCAAGGTGGCTTCAACGTAACTCGAGATCTGG cccaggcCATTGCAGAGCAGCAGCCGTCCAATGCCTCGGACCGCTTCCGAGAGACCTTCTTGCCCGGAGGGCACCCCCTGCTCCCGGGCACGTTCGTCCGGCGGCCGGACCTGGCGGCCACCCTGGCCGCGCTGAGCTCCGCGGGGGGCGCGGCCTTCTACGACGGCAGCAACCTGACCCAGGAGATGGTGTCTGAG GTGCAGCAGGCTGGAGGAGTACTGACCGAAGAAGATTTCCACAACTACAGCGTCCTGGTGGAGAGCCCCGTGCACGGCATCTACCGTG gcCATCTGGtgctgagccccccgcccccgcatgcGGGCCCTGCCCTCATCACCGCTCTCAACATCCTGGAGGGCTTCAACCTGTCCGGCGCGGTGTCGCGGGAACAGGCCCTGCACTGGGAGGCCGAG accctgAAGATCGCACTGAGCCTAGCCAGCAGTCTGGGtgacccctccttctccccgtccATCGCCCACAGCACAGAGGACATGCTCAG CAAGCCGGAGGCCGCGTTCCTGCGGCAGCAGATCGACGACTCCCAGGCGGCCCCTGGCCCGACGCTGCCCGTCTTCCCGCTTGACGGGGGCCCCTCGGCCGCCCAGGTGCTGGTGATGGGGCCCGATGACTTCATCGTTGCGGTGGTCAG CTCCCTGAACCGCCCGTTTGGCAGCGGCATCATGACCCCCTCCGGGATCCTGCTGAACAGCCAGATGTTGGACTTCTCCTGGCCCAACAAGACCGCAGCTGGCCCGGCCGCCGCCAACCCA AAGAACGGCGTGCAGCCTGGGAAGAGGCCCCTGTCCTTCCTGTTACCCACGGTGGTGCGGCCGGCCGAGGGGCTGTGCGGGACCTACTTGACCTTGGGGGCCGATGGGGCCTCCCGCGGCCTGAGCAGCCTCGTCCAG GTTCTGGTGAGCGTCCTGAACCTGAACAGGAACCTCAGCGACAGCCTCGCCCTGGGCCGGCTGCATCCCCAACTCCAGACCGATGTCCTCCAGGTGGACG GTGAGTTCACGGAGGAAGAGGCGGAGCTCCTGGAAGCCCGGGGCCAccgggtggagagggtggagaccCTGGCCTGGGTCCACGGGGGCCGGAGGACCAACAACTTCATCGTCGGCGTGAAGGACCCCCGCAGCCCGGACGCGGCCAGCGCCACCGTCTTGTAG